The proteins below come from a single Vitreimonas flagellata genomic window:
- a CDS encoding glutathione S-transferase family protein — translation MLRILGRVTSINVRKVLWAADELGLTYTREDWGLPLRDPNTPEFRALNPNAQVPVIIDGDFVLWESHAILRYWAEREASPLLPSDAQARARVEQWLGWQASDLNIAWRYAVAARVRKLAGYEDEARIAESLQEWTVKMRLLEAQLGQTGAYVAGADFSLADIALGLSVHRWFGGDFARPDLPHVSAYYERVRSRPAALPHFDAATP, via the coding sequence ATGTTGCGTATTCTCGGCCGCGTCACCTCGATCAATGTCCGCAAAGTGTTGTGGGCGGCGGATGAACTAGGCTTGACCTATACGCGCGAAGATTGGGGCTTGCCGCTCCGCGATCCGAACACGCCGGAGTTTCGTGCGCTCAATCCCAACGCCCAAGTGCCCGTCATCATCGACGGCGATTTCGTGCTCTGGGAGAGCCACGCGATTTTGCGCTATTGGGCCGAGCGTGAGGCCTCGCCGCTTTTGCCGTCTGACGCGCAAGCGCGGGCGCGCGTCGAGCAATGGTTGGGCTGGCAGGCGAGCGATCTCAACATTGCCTGGCGCTACGCGGTGGCCGCGCGCGTGCGCAAGCTTGCCGGCTATGAGGACGAAGCGCGGATCGCTGAATCTCTGCAAGAATGGACCGTGAAGATGCGCCTGCTTGAAGCGCAGCTTGGTCAGACAGGCGCCTATGTGGCCGGCGCTGATTTCTCGCTGGCGGACATCGCGCTCGGCCTCTCCGTGCACCGCTGGTTCGGCGGCGATTTCGCGCGCCCGGACTTGCCGCACGTGAGCGCCTATTACGAACGCGTGCGGTCGCGGCCTGCGGCTCTGCCGCACTTTGACGCCGCGACACCGTAA
- a CDS encoding M20 family peptidase, whose translation MVRLILAGLAVVLLAVAGFVGYRTMSFVAPPPPAETAIPATGEYQIDVSAAAQHLSQAIQFPTVSLVSVEEDRTPFLNLHAWLQQTYPAFHAVARREVINELSLLYTWEGSDPAQPPIVLLAHQDVVPVPDDTRAAWRVDPFGGVIQDDAIWGRGSIDDKGSLVTLMEAAEFLARQGRQPVRTIIFAFGHDEEIGGDDGAIAMADALKARGVRAWFVLDEGMAAIDNHPLTGGPASMIGIAERGFGTLRVHAVGQPGHSSMPPPETAVSLVSEAVVRIHDMPIEQRLEGGPALEMMRALAPELSLTNRMAVSNEWLFGPLLRQRMAANPTARALMGTTQAPTMINGGVRANVLPAEATAMINFRFHPRDPAADILQRARAEVAGMEGVDVDWVEPPRDATTMSSTTSTSYALLAALSRDILPDAPVAPGLVLAGTDSRHYSEVAENVYRFQPMMFSTEDLEGIHGTNERLTLVNLERTIRFYIGLMEAGAMQ comes from the coding sequence ATGGTGCGGTTGATTTTGGCGGGCTTAGCCGTCGTGCTTTTGGCGGTGGCCGGGTTCGTCGGCTATCGGACGATGTCGTTTGTAGCGCCGCCGCCGCCGGCGGAGACGGCTATCCCAGCCACGGGCGAATATCAGATCGATGTGAGCGCCGCCGCGCAGCACCTCTCGCAAGCGATCCAGTTTCCGACCGTGTCGCTCGTCAGCGTCGAAGAGGATCGCACGCCGTTTCTCAATCTGCATGCATGGCTGCAGCAAACCTACCCAGCGTTTCACGCCGTTGCGCGCCGCGAAGTGATCAACGAATTGTCGTTGCTCTACACGTGGGAAGGCAGCGATCCGGCGCAGCCGCCCATCGTGCTGCTGGCGCACCAGGATGTGGTGCCCGTACCGGATGACACGCGCGCGGCGTGGCGCGTCGATCCGTTCGGCGGCGTGATCCAGGACGATGCGATTTGGGGTCGTGGCTCGATCGACGACAAGGGCTCGCTCGTCACCTTGATGGAGGCAGCAGAGTTTCTTGCGCGCCAAGGGCGTCAGCCGGTGCGCACGATCATCTTCGCATTCGGCCACGACGAAGAGATTGGCGGCGACGATGGCGCGATTGCGATGGCGGATGCGCTGAAGGCGCGGGGCGTACGCGCTTGGTTCGTGCTCGATGAAGGCATGGCCGCGATCGACAATCACCCGCTGACAGGTGGGCCGGCCTCGATGATCGGCATCGCCGAGCGTGGCTTTGGCACGTTGCGTGTGCATGCCGTCGGCCAGCCTGGGCATTCATCCATGCCGCCGCCGGAGACGGCGGTGTCGCTCGTCTCAGAAGCTGTCGTCCGCATTCACGACATGCCGATCGAGCAGCGCCTCGAAGGCGGGCCGGCGCTGGAGATGATGCGGGCCCTGGCGCCAGAGCTTTCGCTCACCAATCGCATGGCGGTGTCGAACGAATGGTTGTTTGGGCCATTACTTCGTCAGCGTATGGCGGCGAACCCGACGGCGCGCGCTCTGATGGGCACGACGCAAGCGCCGACGATGATCAACGGCGGCGTGCGGGCGAACGTGTTGCCTGCGGAAGCTACGGCGATGATCAATTTCCGCTTCCACCCACGCGATCCCGCCGCTGACATTCTGCAGCGGGCGCGCGCTGAAGTGGCTGGCATGGAAGGCGTCGACGTCGATTGGGTCGAGCCGCCGCGCGACGCGACCACGATGTCCAGCACGACCAGCACCAGCTACGCGCTGCTCGCCGCGCTCTCGCGCGATATTCTGCCGGATGCGCCGGTGGCGCCGGGTCTCGTGCTCGCGGGCACGGACTCGCGGCATTATTCGGAGGTGGCTGAGAACGTCTATCGCTTCCAGCCGATGATGTTCTCGACTGAAGACCTTGAAGGCATTCACGGCACGAACGAGCGCCTGACTTTGGTCAATCTCGAGCGTACCATCCGGTTTTACATCGGGCTCATGGAAGCAGGAGCGATGCAATGA
- a CDS encoding protease inhibitor I42 family protein — protein sequence MIRVMLMAAALAACTPAQEAKQETAPVSNQAVPAPTPSDVAVRITAAQAGQTVEVGVNQRFAIELVGVPTAGYVWAPAQMPAFVTTAGEASGNTTQAQSQPGFVGGNHWEVSMFVANAPGTGEIVMEQRRPWETDEPANNVFRVTIVAR from the coding sequence ATGATCCGCGTGATGCTGATGGCGGCGGCTTTGGCAGCGTGCACGCCCGCGCAAGAAGCGAAGCAGGAGACAGCGCCGGTGAGCAATCAAGCCGTGCCCGCACCGACACCGAGCGACGTCGCTGTGCGCATTACGGCCGCACAAGCGGGGCAGACGGTCGAAGTCGGCGTGAACCAGCGCTTCGCCATCGAACTCGTGGGCGTGCCGACAGCTGGCTATGTGTGGGCGCCAGCGCAGATGCCGGCGTTTGTCACGACGGCGGGCGAAGCCAGCGGAAACACCACCCAAGCGCAGAGCCAACCGGGGTTTGTCGGCGGCAACCATTGGGAAGTCTCCATGTTCGTCGCCAACGCGCCGGGCACGGGTGAGATCGTGATGGAGCAACGCCGCCCGTGGGAAACCGATGAGCCGGCGAACAACGTCTTCCGGGTGACGATCGTCGCCCGCTAG
- a CDS encoding Rieske 2Fe-2S domain-containing protein — MSDLLRDLWYFAATSKELKRGKMFRREILGEPIVLGRDEEGRAFALRDICPHRAVPLSSGKIEATNGVQTVECPYHGWRFGTQDGVCKQIPSLVDGQPYEANRIRVRNFPAHEANGIVLVFVSSDARFSGEPPPAPDFGLGDLVEPKFVIERIFAATMDNAVVGLMDPAHVPYVHNQWWWRPPSAGRKLKQKRFVPRERGWAIERHAPSGNSLAYRMLFGGEVTTEISFMLPGFRWEVVDNPTSRLFTLTCLTPENENSTRITQVTYWKNAPLLDVLKPILVPAGREFLDQDGRMVDLQNTGLAYSPAMLWIDDIDVQAKWYLKLKREWTKSREEGREFVNPIEPTTLRWMS, encoded by the coding sequence ATGAGCGATCTTCTCCGCGACCTCTGGTACTTCGCCGCGACCTCGAAAGAGTTGAAGCGCGGCAAGATGTTTCGTCGCGAAATTCTGGGCGAGCCGATCGTGCTCGGGCGCGACGAAGAGGGGCGCGCGTTCGCGTTGCGCGATATTTGCCCGCACCGCGCCGTGCCGCTCTCGTCCGGCAAGATCGAAGCGACCAATGGCGTGCAGACCGTGGAGTGTCCGTATCACGGCTGGCGCTTCGGCACCCAGGATGGCGTGTGCAAGCAGATCCCGTCGCTGGTCGATGGTCAGCCTTACGAGGCGAACCGCATTCGTGTGCGCAATTTCCCGGCGCACGAAGCCAACGGCATCGTGCTCGTGTTCGTCTCCAGCGATGCGCGCTTCAGCGGTGAGCCGCCGCCAGCGCCGGATTTTGGTTTGGGCGATTTGGTCGAACCGAAATTCGTCATCGAGCGCATCTTCGCGGCGACGATGGACAACGCCGTTGTTGGTCTGATGGACCCCGCGCACGTGCCGTACGTGCATAATCAATGGTGGTGGCGCCCGCCGAGCGCGGGCCGCAAGCTCAAGCAAAAGCGCTTCGTGCCGCGTGAACGTGGTTGGGCGATCGAGCGGCACGCGCCGAGCGGCAATTCGCTCGCCTATCGCATGCTGTTCGGCGGCGAAGTGACGACCGAGATTTCGTTCATGCTGCCCGGCTTCCGCTGGGAGGTGGTGGACAATCCAACGTCGCGTCTCTTCACGCTCACCTGCCTTACGCCCGAGAACGAAAACTCCACGCGCATCACGCAAGTGACGTACTGGAAGAACGCACCGCTCTTGGATGTGCTGAAACCGATCCTCGTGCCAGCAGGCCGCGAATTCCTGGATCAAGACGGCCGCATGGTCGATCTGCAGAACACGGGCCTCGCATATTCGCCCGCGATGCTCTGGATCGACGACATCGACGTGCAGGCGAAATGGTATCTGAAGCTCAAGCGCGAATGGACTAAGAGCCGCGAAGAGGGCCGCGAGTTCGTCAATCCGATCGAGCCGACGACGCTGAGATGGATGAGCTGA
- a CDS encoding Gmad2 immunoglobulin-like domain-containing protein → MRRTALILALALVACSPPAPPPPAPEPASPAAVAEEPAINVTAPLADARVTSPLIVEGTAPGDWYFEAQFPLQLRAADGTILAEAPARAQSDWMTEAPVPFRGELRFRVSQGTPATLVLQEDMPGEGAIPREVAIPVVLAPR, encoded by the coding sequence ATGCGTCGCACTGCGTTGATCTTGGCCCTCGCGCTTGTCGCCTGCTCACCGCCCGCGCCGCCGCCGCCCGCGCCTGAACCCGCCTCGCCTGCTGCGGTCGCAGAGGAGCCTGCCATCAACGTCACGGCGCCGCTCGCAGACGCGCGCGTGACGAGCCCGCTCATCGTTGAAGGCACAGCGCCCGGTGACTGGTATTTCGAAGCGCAGTTTCCGCTTCAATTGCGCGCTGCGGACGGTACGATCCTCGCCGAAGCGCCTGCGCGCGCGCAAAGCGATTGGATGACCGAAGCGCCCGTGCCGTTTCGTGGCGAATTGAGGTTCCGCGTCAGCCAAGGCACGCCCGCCACCCTCGTTCTGCAAGAAGACATGCCCGGCGAAGGTGCAATCCCGCGCGAAGTTGCTATCCCGGTTGTGCTGGCGCCGCGCTGA
- a CDS encoding VIT1/CCC1 transporter family protein: MPPILHTERHLLDRVGWLRAAVLGANDGIVSTASLIVGVAAASATREPILIAGVAGLVAGAMSMAAGEFVSVSSQADTEKADLARERRELATDPEFELEELTQIYVSRGVEPALARQVAQQMTAKDALGAHARDELGISLATQARPVQAAAASAASFGIGAAMPLAIAWLAPLAQLGWIVSIASLLFLAALGVWSAKAGGAHVLRAVSRVVFWGAVAMAATALIGSLFGTSV, translated from the coding sequence ATGCCGCCCATTTTGCATACTGAACGTCACTTGCTCGACCGCGTGGGCTGGTTGCGCGCCGCGGTGCTGGGCGCGAATGACGGCATCGTCTCAACAGCGAGCTTGATCGTGGGCGTGGCGGCCGCCTCCGCGACGCGCGAGCCCATCCTGATTGCGGGCGTGGCGGGGTTGGTGGCTGGCGCGATGTCGATGGCGGCGGGCGAGTTCGTGTCCGTAAGTTCGCAAGCCGACACCGAGAAGGCGGATCTGGCGCGCGAGCGCCGCGAATTGGCGACCGATCCTGAATTTGAACTTGAGGAGCTCACACAGATTTATGTGAGCCGCGGTGTGGAGCCGGCGTTGGCGCGACAGGTGGCGCAGCAGATGACGGCGAAGGATGCGCTCGGGGCGCACGCGCGCGATGAATTGGGCATCTCGCTGGCGACACAGGCGCGGCCTGTGCAAGCAGCGGCAGCGTCCGCGGCGTCGTTCGGTATCGGTGCGGCGATGCCGTTGGCGATCGCGTGGCTGGCGCCGCTCGCGCAACTCGGCTGGATCGTCTCGATCGCGTCGCTCCTGTTCTTGGCCGCGCTTGGTGTGTGGAGTGCGAAGGCGGGCGGCGCGCATGTGTTGCGTGCGGTGTCGCGCGTCGTGTTTTGGGGCGCGGTCGCGATGGCGGCGACGGCTCTGATCGGCTCGCTATTCGGCACGAGCGTCTAA